From the genome of Leptotrichia sp. HSP-342:
CATTTCTAGCATTGCTGGAACTCTTACTTTTGGATCAGCAGAGCTTTTTACAATTTTAGTTAATTCGTCATATCTTGCGTTTTTGAAATCTCCACGGTTGTTTGCGTTTGTACTTTCAAATAAATCTAAATATGTGATTGGATCTAGAAAATCTCCAGTCCAGTTCATAAGAGCAACTTGATAATCACGTTTTTTAGTTCTTTCAACACGCTCCTTACCTGTTACAACATCCAATTCGACATTTGCTCCTAAGTTATTTCTCAAGTTTTCTTGAATGTATTCGACAATAGCTTTTCTGCTTCCTGTATCATTAAATAAAATTTCAAATCTTGGAAGTTCTGTTAATCCTTCTTCTCTAAGTCCTTCTGCTAGTAATTTTTTAGCTTCTTCAACATTGAATTTAGGCTGGTCAGTTGTAACTTCCTGTGCGAAATCTTTTGCAATACCGTTTAGTCCAATTCCAGTTGGAGTGAATGCTTTAGTCGCTTTTTCAGAGCCTTCAAGAACTTTGTTTATAAGTTCATCTCTATTTATTGCCATAGTTATTGCACGTCTTACTTTTGCATTTTTAAATACATTTTCTTTTGTGTTGAATAGCAAGTAGTAAATTCCGCCATCATCAGCTTTTACAAGTTCTGGTTTTCCAGCAAATTCTTTTGCTTGTTCAAAAGTTATAGCAGTTACATCAACTTCTTTGTTTTTAAAAGCATTAACAGCTGAATCTGTAGCGATTATTTTTAATACGACATTGTCAGTTTTTACATTAGATGCGTCCCAGTAGTTAGGATTTTTTTTGAATTTTAATTCTGAGTCGTGAGTCCAGCTTTCCATAGTGTAAGGACCGTTTGAAATTGTGTATTCAGCATCTGTAAAGTATTTATCCTTTACTTCGTTGTAGAATTTTTGGTTTAACGGCATAAATGATTTGAACGTAACTAAATCATCAAAATATGGAGTAGGTGCTTCCAAAGTTACTTGTAATGTTTTATCATCAATAACTTTTATTCCAACTTCATTTTCTGAAGCTTTTTTAGAATTGTATTTTTCTCCATTTTTTATTACAAATAACATACTTGCATTACTTCCTGCTGTGTCAGGATTTAATCCACGAAGCCATCCAGCTTTAAAGTCCTTTGCAGTAACAGGATCTCCGTTGCTCCATTTCACACCGTCTCTTAAATGGAACGTCCAAACAAGTCCGTCTTCTGATTTTTCCC
Proteins encoded in this window:
- a CDS encoding peptide ABC transporter substrate-binding protein, whose translation is MKKLFLILTLLMFVLSCGSKNGSNGNTFTLNIVTEPSSIDPQITTDVPGGTVDELILEGLLRKDKTGKSVAGIAEKWEKSEDGLVWTFHLRDGVKWSNGDPVTAKDFKAGWLRGLNPDTAGSNASMLFVIKNGEKYNSKKASENEVGIKVIDDKTLQVTLEAPTPYFDDLVTFKSFMPLNQKFYNEVKDKYFTDAEYTISNGPYTMESWTHDSELKFKKNPNYWDASNVKTDNVVLKIIATDSAVNAFKNKEVDVTAITFEQAKEFAGKPELVKADDGGIYYLLFNTKENVFKNAKVRRAITMAINRDELINKVLEGSEKATKAFTPTGIGLNGIAKDFAQEVTTDQPKFNVEEAKKLLAEGLREEGLTELPRFEILFNDTGSRKAIVEYIQENLRNNLGANVELDVVTGKERVERTKKRDYQVALMNWTGDFLDPITYLDLFESTNANNRGDFKNARYDELTKIVKSSADPKVRVPAMLEMEKLISEEQPVTILFQKQKLYLVNPKVKNLGFVSIGGEFFIRDVVMN